A genome region from Cucumis sativus cultivar 9930 chromosome 4, Cucumber_9930_V3, whole genome shotgun sequence includes the following:
- the LOC101218615 gene encoding aspartic proteinase Asp1: MHAFNLSPLSLLFLIFSLSFCGTFCLADWKSSAVNPFDSSILLPVKGNVYPLGHFTVSVTIGNPPKVFELDIDTGSDLTWVQCDAPCTGCTLPHDRLYKPHNNVVRCGEPLCSALFSASKSPCKNPNDQCDYEVEYADHGSSIGVLVKDPVPLRLTNGTILAPNLGFGCGYDQHNGGSQLPPLTAGVLGLGNSKATMATQLSALSHVRNVLGHCFSGQGGGFLFFGGDLVPSSGMSWMPILRTPGGKYSAGPAEVYFGGNPVGIRGLILTFDSGSSYTYFNSQVYGAVLNLLRNGLKGQPLRDAPEDKTLPICWKGSKAFKSVADVRNFFKPLALSFGNSKVQFQIPPEAYLIISNLGNVCLGILNGSQVGLGNVNLIGDISMLDKMMVYDNERQQIGWAPANCSKPPRK, from the exons ATGCATGCCTTCAATCTCTCCCCTCTCTCCcttctctttctcattttctccCTTTCCTTCTGCGGCACCTTTTGCCTCGCCGACTGGAAGTCATCGGCAGTCAATCCTTTTGATTCCTCGATCTTGCTTCCCGTCAAAGGGAATGTTTACCCTCTAGG GCATTTTACGGTTTCTGTTACTATTGGCAATCCGCCGAAGGTTTTTGAACTGGATATTGATACTGGGAGTGATCTAACTTGGGTTCAATGTGATGCTCCTTGTACTGGTTGCACTCTG CCTCATGATAGGCTCTATAAACCGCATAATAACGTTGTGCGTTGTGGAGAACCATTGTGTTCGGCACTTTTCTCCGCAAGCAAGTCCCCTTGTAAGAACCCAAATGATCAATGTGACTATGAGGTTGAGTATGCTGACCATGGATCATCCATTGGTGTATTGGTCAAAGATCCTGTTCCTTTGAGACTCACTAATGGAACTATCTTAGCTCCCAATTTGGGCTTTGG TTGTGGATATGATCAGCATAATGGCGGTTCGCAATTGCCTCCGTTGACGGCTGGCGTACTTGGGCTTGGAAATAGTAAAGCTACCATGGCAACTCAGCTAAGCGCTCTCAGTCATGTACGCAACGTACTGGGGCACTGTTTCAGTGGACAAGGGGGAGGATTTCTATTCTTTGGAGGAGACCTTGTTCCATCTTCGGGGATGTCGTGGATGCCGATTTTACGCACCCCAGGAGG GAAGTACTCGGCTGGACCTGCAGAGGTTTATTTTGGTGGGAATCCTGTTGGAATTAGAGGCCTTATACTAACTTTTGATAGTGGAAGCTCTTACACTTACTTCAACTCTCAAGTTTATGGAGCAGTACTGAATCTG TTGAGGAACGGTTTAAAAGGACAACCTTTAAGAGATGCACCTGAAGATAAGACCCTTCCGATATGCTGGAAAGGCTCAAAAGCTTTCAAATCAGTGGCTGATGTGAGAAACTTTTTTAAGCCCTTGGCCTTGAGCTTTGGAAACTCCAAGGTTCAGTTCCAAATACCACCTGAAGCCTATCTGATCATCAGT AATTTAGGCAATGTTTGCTTGGGAATTTTGAATGGGTCCCAAGTAGGATTGGGAAATGTTAACCTGATTGGAG ATATCTCTATGCTTGATAAAATGATGGTCTATGACAACGAGAGACAGCAGATCGGTTGGGCTCCTGCAAACTGTAGTAAGCCTCCCAGGAAATGA
- the LOC101219812 gene encoding aspartic proteinase Asp1, which yields MPTLLLVSILFASFAVSLSDKFLFADSEQVKTLRFGSSVLFPVRGNVYPLGHFTVLLNIGNPSKVFELDIDTGSDLTWVQCDVECIGCTLPRDMLYRPHNNAVSREDPLCAALSSLGKFIFKNPNDQCAYEVEYADHGSSVGVLVKDLVPMRLTNGKRISPNLGFGCGYDQENGDLQQPPSIAGVLGLSSSKATIVSQLSDLGHVSNVVGHCLTGRGGGFLFFGGDVVPSSGMSWTPILRNSEGKYSSGPAEVYFNGRAVGIGGLTLTFDSGSSYTYFNSQVYRAIEKLLKNDLKGNPLKLASDDKTLELCWKGPKPFESVVDVRNFFKPLAMSFKNSKNVQFQIPPEAYLIISEFGNVCLGILDGSKEGMGNVNIIGDISMLNKIVVYDNERERIGWASSNCNRSPRNEASW from the exons ATGCCCACTCTGTTGCTTGTCTCGATTCTCTTTGCGAGTTTCGCCGTTTCCTTGTCCGACAAGTTTCTCTTCGCCGATTCGGAGCAAGTTAAGACCCTTCGGTTTGGTTCGTCGGTTTTGTTTCCTGTTAGAGGAAATGTTTACCCTCTAGG GCATTTTACGGTGTTACTCAATATTGGTAATCCGTCTAAGGTTTTTGAGCTTGATATTGACACTGGGAGTGATCTCACTTGGGTTCAATGTGATGTTGAATGTATTGGTTGCACTTTG CCTCGTGATATGCTCTATAGACCACATAATAACGCTGTGAGTCGTGAAGACCCATTATGTGCGGCGCTTTCTTCACTGGGTAAGTTCATTTTCAAGAACCCAAATGATCAATGTGCCTACGAGGTTGAGTATGCCGATCATGGATCATCCGTTGGTGTATTGGTCAAAGATCTTGTTCCTATGAGACTCACTAATGGCAAAAGAATTAGTCCCAATTTGGGCTTTGG TTGCGGATACGATCAGGAAAATGGTGATTTGCAACAGCCTCCTTCAATAGCTGGTGTCCTTGGCCTTAGTAGTAGTAAAGCTACAATTGTATCACAGCTAAGCGACCTCGGTCATGTAAGCAACGTAGTTGGACACTGCCTCACCGGACGTGGAGGAGGATTTCTATTCTTTGGTGGAGACGTTGTCCCATCTTCAGGGATGTCGTGGACACCAATATTGCGCAATTCAGAAGG GAAGTACTCATCTGGACCTGCAGAGGTCTACTTTAATGGGAGAGCTGTTGGAATTGGAGGCCTCACCCTGACTTTTGATAGTGGAAGCTCTTACACTTATTTCAACTCCCAAGTCTATCGAGCAATAGAGAAACTG TTGAAGAATGATTTGAAAGGAAATCCTCTGAAACTTGCATCTGATGATAAAACCCTTGAACTGTGCTGGAAAGGTCCAAAACCTTTTGAATCTGTGGTCGATGTGAGAAACTTCTTCAAGCCCCTGGCCATGAGCTTTAAAAACTCCAAGAATGTTCAATTTCAAATACCTCCTGAAGCTTATCTCATAATCAGT GAATTTGGTAATGTGTGCTTGGGGATTTTGGATGGAAGCAAAGAAGGAATGGGAAATGTTAACATAATCGGAG ATATTTCTATGCTGAATAAGATTGTAGTCTACGACAATGAGCGAGAGAGGATTGGATGGGCCTCTTCTAATTGCAATAGATCTCCTAGAAATGAAGCTTCTTG gtGA